One segment of Desulfosudis oleivorans Hxd3 DNA contains the following:
- a CDS encoding ParA family protein yields MRKIAVAMAKGGVGKTTTAVTLAHGLAMTGATVVLVDCDTQGQAAGFLGVKPPHGVYEFVTGENRKGEPVSKNSALFPARDNLWLLAGGMGLVELKHRLGEYPRDQRHAVLASALVPKGDGLDYLIFDCAPGWDVLSVNVLMAADEVLCPVAMQAPSLEGLKVFFSYLLSAQKQNPALRLKYVLPTLFDRRTRHSPEVLGQLKKRFARQMCAPIGYNTGLSEAAARGQTIFELRPGAVSAEGYRLLVRKVIEDGKNQETHS; encoded by the coding sequence ATGCGAAAAATTGCCGTTGCCATGGCCAAGGGCGGGGTGGGAAAAACCACCACGGCCGTCACCCTTGCCCATGGCCTTGCCATGACCGGCGCCACCGTGGTGCTGGTGGACTGCGATACCCAGGGCCAGGCCGCCGGATTTCTCGGGGTCAAGCCGCCCCACGGCGTGTACGAATTTGTCACCGGCGAAAACCGCAAGGGTGAGCCGGTATCCAAAAACAGCGCCCTGTTCCCGGCCCGGGACAACCTCTGGCTGCTGGCCGGCGGCATGGGCCTGGTGGAGCTCAAGCACCGGCTGGGCGAGTATCCCCGGGACCAGCGCCATGCGGTGCTGGCCTCGGCCCTGGTGCCCAAAGGGGACGGGCTGGACTACCTGATATTTGACTGCGCGCCGGGCTGGGACGTGCTGAGCGTAAATGTGCTGATGGCCGCCGACGAAGTCCTGTGCCCGGTGGCCATGCAGGCCCCCTCCCTGGAAGGGCTCAAGGTCTTTTTTTCCTACCTGCTGTCGGCCCAGAAACAGAACCCGGCCCTGCGGCTCAAGTATGTGCTGCCCACCCTGTTTGACCGGCGGACCCGGCACAGCCCCGAAGTGCTGGGCCAGTTGAAAAAACGGTTTGCCCGGCAGATGTGCGCGCCCATCGGGTATAACACCGGCCTGTCCGAAGCCGCGGCCCGGGGACAGACGATTTTTGAACTTCGGCCCGGCGCCGTCAGCGCCGAGGGGTATCGACTTCTTGTGCGAAAGGTGATTGAAGATGGCAAAAACCAAGAAACCCATTCCTGA
- a CDS encoding MBL fold metallo-hydrolase, giving the protein MKKSATLSRKIANGIFSIRLPLTGDKPGPVNVYLFTGKNNVTLLDTGTAGAFGVLQKALAEHGMGCGDIGRIVLTHSHIDHYGSVQKILRAARRPVDIAGNFTQPVSIATGIGVSRQTMGAFLALMGVPFAVRHLMRILSVVFSSMGESCEVTTRIKEPDSVEMGDYTCRVIETPGHTRDSICLYHDATGMLFSGDHVLPHITPNAFVMLRENEPLPRRLSQKEFYGSIEKVRALSPTVVYPAHGRAITDLEAVVRMYTVSYQNRNRLILALLEKGEQSIYQVARRLFPNLRTARLPLEIFLAVSEVYTHVQVLEEKGLVKTGPVGGVLMVSLPGRQTSPRTDPA; this is encoded by the coding sequence TTGAAAAAAAGCGCCACCCTCAGCCGTAAGATCGCAAACGGCATCTTTTCCATCCGGCTGCCCCTGACCGGCGACAAGCCGGGGCCGGTCAACGTCTACCTGTTTACCGGAAAAAACAACGTTACCCTGTTGGACACCGGAACCGCCGGGGCTTTCGGCGTGCTGCAAAAGGCCCTGGCCGAGCACGGCATGGGCTGCGGCGACATTGGCCGCATCGTGCTGACCCACAGCCACATCGACCACTACGGGTCGGTCCAGAAGATCCTGCGTGCGGCCCGCCGGCCCGTTGACATTGCCGGCAACTTCACCCAGCCGGTGAGCATTGCCACGGGCATCGGTGTTTCCCGGCAGACCATGGGGGCGTTTCTGGCCCTGATGGGGGTGCCTTTTGCCGTTCGCCACCTGATGCGCATCCTCTCCGTTGTGTTTTCATCCATGGGGGAAAGCTGCGAGGTGACCACCCGGATTAAAGAGCCGGACTCCGTGGAAATGGGCGATTATACCTGCCGGGTCATTGAAACCCCGGGCCACACACGGGACTCCATCTGCCTGTACCATGACGCCACGGGCATGCTCTTTTCCGGGGACCATGTGCTGCCCCATATCACGCCCAACGCCTTTGTCATGCTGCGGGAAAACGAGCCCCTGCCCCGGCGGCTGAGCCAGAAGGAATTTTACGGCTCCATTGAAAAGGTGCGGGCCCTGTCCCCCACGGTGGTTTATCCGGCCCATGGCCGGGCCATCACCGATCTGGAAGCGGTGGTGCGCATGTACACGGTCAGCTATCAGAACCGGAACCGGCTGATTCTTGCCCTTCTTGAAAAAGGAGAACAGAGCATCTACCAGGTGGCCCGCCGGCTGTTTCCCAACCTGCGCACGGCCCGGCTGCCCCTGGAGATTTTTCTGGCCGTGTCCGAGGTCTATACCCATGTTCAGGTTCTGGAAGAAAAGGGACTTGTGAAAACCGGGCCTGTCGGCGGGGTGCTGATGGTTTCATTGCCCGGCCGGCAGACGTCGCCCCGAACAGACCCGGCCTGA
- the mpl gene encoding UDP-N-acetylmuramate:L-alanyl-gamma-D-glutamyl-meso-diaminopimelate ligase, whose amino-acid sequence MIDPNKNRIPDDVKNVHLIAVCGTAMAALACMLKELGYAVTGSDRNVYPPMSDLLAQNQIPVARGFAAENLDNRPDLVVVGNAVSKDNAEVVRLAEAGLAYCSMPQAIQHFAAKDREVLLVCGTHGKTTASSLLAWMLYSAGLDPSFVIGGVVKDFGGNYRLGKGRHMVIEGDEYDTAFFDKRSKFFHYRPKVAILTGVEFDHADIFADFGAVRKTFDKFIGGLLPESLLLAFDSDPVVRDLVKGRACNVKMYGNRDDSAWRLGRVTLQPPASVVEMICGDAVFGTFETRLIGRYNLLNALAAAAAAHSVGVPAEEIKKALATFSGVRRRQEVRGVVRGVTVMDDFAHHPTAVAATIAGVRPFYPEGRLIAVFEPRTNTSMRNVFQQDYAKAFDLADMVCVSRVPLPEKVPEGMRFSSQQLADDLIKSGKEAYCFDGADAIVDFLKGRAAAGDVVLVMSNGGFDNIHEKLLVGL is encoded by the coding sequence ATGATCGATCCGAATAAAAACAGAATCCCGGATGATGTCAAAAATGTCCATTTGATTGCGGTGTGCGGAACGGCCATGGCGGCCCTGGCCTGCATGCTCAAGGAGCTGGGGTATGCGGTGACCGGGTCGGACAGAAATGTCTACCCGCCCATGAGCGATCTTCTGGCCCAAAATCAGATTCCCGTGGCCCGGGGGTTTGCCGCGGAAAACCTGGATAACCGGCCCGACCTGGTGGTGGTGGGCAATGCCGTGTCCAAAGACAATGCCGAGGTGGTGCGGCTGGCTGAGGCGGGCCTTGCCTACTGCTCCATGCCCCAGGCCATACAGCACTTTGCCGCAAAAGACCGGGAGGTGCTGCTGGTGTGCGGTACCCACGGCAAAACCACCGCCTCTTCTTTGCTGGCGTGGATGCTCTATTCCGCGGGCCTGGACCCGTCATTTGTGATCGGCGGCGTGGTAAAAGACTTTGGCGGCAACTATCGGCTGGGCAAGGGCCGGCACATGGTGATCGAGGGTGACGAGTATGACACCGCGTTTTTTGACAAGCGGTCCAAGTTTTTTCACTACCGGCCAAAGGTGGCCATTTTAACCGGCGTGGAGTTTGACCATGCCGATATTTTTGCCGACTTTGGGGCTGTTCGAAAAACCTTTGATAAGTTTATCGGCGGCCTTTTGCCGGAAAGCCTGCTTCTGGCATTTGATTCAGACCCGGTGGTGAGGGACCTGGTAAAAGGCCGGGCCTGCAATGTTAAAATGTACGGCAACCGGGACGATTCGGCGTGGCGGCTGGGCAGGGTGACATTACAGCCGCCGGCCAGCGTGGTGGAGATGATATGCGGCGATGCGGTGTTTGGCACGTTTGAGACCCGGCTGATCGGCCGGTACAACCTGTTAAACGCCCTGGCAGCCGCGGCCGCGGCCCACAGCGTGGGCGTGCCGGCGGAAGAGATAAAAAAAGCCCTGGCCACTTTTTCCGGGGTGCGGCGGCGGCAGGAGGTGCGGGGCGTGGTGCGCGGGGTTACGGTGATGGACGATTTTGCCCACCATCCCACGGCCGTGGCCGCGACCATTGCCGGGGTGAGGCCCTTTTACCCGGAGGGACGGCTGATCGCGGTGTTTGAACCCAGAACCAACACCAGCATGCGCAACGTGTTCCAGCAGGATTACGCAAAGGCCTTTGACCTGGCGGACATGGTGTGTGTCAGCCGGGTGCCCCTGCCGGAAAAGGTGCCTGAAGGCATGCGCTTTTCTTCACAGCAGCTGGCCGATGACCTTATAAAAAGCGGCAAGGAGGCGTACTGTTTTGACGGGGCCGACGCCATTGTGGATTTTTTAAAGGGCAGGGCAGCTGCCGGAGACGTGGTGCTGGTGATGTCCAACGGCGGGTTTGACAACATTCATGAGAAGCTGCTGGTCGGTCTTTAA
- a CDS encoding Abi-alpha family protein, translated as MHTAISCRESAAQLRQLAIDKGQKMSEAEEIAKAVQGVANLGEKSLETSEKLGGFFARVFKEPIQEVSGMITDKLRFVRWRRLVQMSDDVNQILKDRGVEDTRSVPPKLALPIFEESSLEDDKNIQHLWNQLLANAMDPNFNGELRYGFVDIIKNITGIEAVILNNFYNILKREGHHADLGKITNYSLKKEQIMEMVKIDEGTYQVSIFNLMRMQCIGPAILRGGVTMGSEPLTIYKGSDAVTLTPLGVKFIEACIK; from the coding sequence ATGCATACGGCAATTTCATGCCGGGAAAGCGCCGCTCAACTGCGGCAATTAGCCATCGATAAAGGACAGAAAATGTCAGAAGCAGAGGAAATTGCTAAAGCTGTTCAGGGCGTTGCCAATCTCGGAGAAAAATCCTTAGAGACATCAGAAAAGCTTGGAGGGTTCTTCGCGCGTGTATTTAAGGAACCTATTCAAGAGGTATCGGGTATGATAACCGATAAATTGAGGTTTGTCCGCTGGCGCCGCCTAGTTCAAATGTCAGATGATGTAAATCAAATACTTAAAGACCGTGGTGTAGAAGATACTCGATCAGTGCCACCAAAGTTGGCACTTCCAATATTTGAAGAAAGTAGCCTTGAAGATGATAAAAATATTCAACATTTGTGGAACCAGCTACTTGCTAATGCAATGGACCCCAATTTTAATGGTGAGTTGAGGTATGGCTTTGTTGACATCATCAAGAACATTACCGGAATTGAAGCAGTAATTCTAAATAACTTTTACAATATATTAAAAAGAGAAGGGCATCATGCTGATCTAGGTAAAATTACAAACTACAGCCTCAAAAAAGAACAAATTATGGAAATGGTTAAAATTGATGAAGGGACCTATCAAGTAAGCATCTTCAATCTCATGCGCATGCAATGCATAGGCCCTGCAATACTGAGAGGCGGTGTAACTATGGGGTCTGAGCCACTAACAATTTATAAGGGCTCTGATGCTGTAACGCTCACACCCTTGGGCGTAAAGTTTATTGAAGCATGTATCAAATGA
- a CDS encoding AbrB/MazE/SpoVT family DNA-binding domain-containing protein, with amino-acid sequence MTTLIRIGNSQGIRIPKAIIEQARLGDKQLEFKIIDDGLLIQPVKKNREGWKEQFDKALKAQESSASDQEWLDAPLVDEEDWEW; translated from the coding sequence ATGACGACTTTAATCAGAATAGGAAATTCACAGGGTATCCGTATTCCAAAAGCGATAATCGAGCAAGCACGATTGGGAGACAAGCAATTGGAATTCAAAATAATCGACGACGGGCTGTTAATTCAACCTGTGAAGAAAAATAGAGAAGGCTGGAAAGAACAATTTGATAAAGCCCTTAAAGCCCAGGAATCAAGCGCATCGGATCAAGAGTGGTTGGATGCCCCATTGGTAGATGAAGAGGACTGGGAATGGTAA
- a CDS encoding type II toxin-antitoxin system PemK/MazF family toxin, producing the protein MVKKEVQRFEIWLVQLDPTQGSEIKKTRPCVVVSPDEMAALKTAIVAPMTSKGFSYPTRVQYTFQGKKGLILLDQLRAVDKSRLIQKLGVISQNSQIKITNCLQELFAY; encoded by the coding sequence ATGGTAAAAAAAGAGGTTCAAAGATTTGAGATTTGGCTGGTTCAACTTGATCCGACACAAGGTTCTGAAATTAAAAAAACAAGGCCTTGTGTTGTTGTCTCCCCTGATGAAATGGCTGCTCTGAAGACCGCGATTGTTGCCCCGATGACATCCAAAGGATTTAGCTATCCAACCAGAGTCCAATATACATTTCAGGGTAAAAAAGGATTGATCTTGCTTGACCAACTGAGAGCCGTTGACAAATCCAGGTTAATTCAAAAACTTGGTGTAATTTCCCAAAATTCGCAGATTAAAATTACCAATTGTTTGCAAGAGCTTTTCGCGTATTAA
- a CDS encoding type II toxin-antitoxin system Phd/YefM family antitoxin — MPTLTATEARSKLYGLIDETAASHEPIIIKGKRGNAVLISEDDWRSIQETIYLLNIPGMRESIRDGLATPVEECTEELDW, encoded by the coding sequence ATGCCGACATTAACTGCCACAGAAGCAAGGTCAAAACTCTATGGCCTGATCGATGAAACAGCTGCGTCCCATGAGCCAATAATTATTAAAGGCAAGCGCGGTAATGCAGTGCTTATCTCTGAAGATGACTGGCGCTCTATCCAGGAAACAATTTATCTCCTGAACATTCCAGGTATGCGGGAATCAATACGAGACGGTTTAGCCACCCCCGTCGAGGAGTGTACAGAGGAACTTGATTGGTAA
- a CDS encoding Txe/YoeB family addiction module toxin codes for MWLIVFTKQAQKDAKKLSSAGLRPKAEMLIEVLRENPFMTPPPYEKLLGDLSGAYSRRINIQHRLVYQVLEAEKTVKIIRMWAHYE; via the coding sequence ATGTGGCTGATCGTCTTCACAAAGCAAGCGCAAAAAGACGCAAAAAAACTATCCTCTGCCGGTTTAAGACCAAAAGCAGAAATGTTGATTGAGGTTTTGCGTGAAAATCCTTTTATGACACCTCCTCCCTATGAAAAGCTATTGGGTGATTTATCGGGGGCGTATTCCCGTCGCATCAATATTCAACATCGTCTTGTCTATCAAGTTCTTGAGGCTGAAAAAACGGTTAAGATTATACGAATGTGGGCTCATTACGAATAG